One Pasteurella dagmatis DNA segment encodes these proteins:
- the glgB gene encoding 1,4-alpha-glucan branching protein GlgB, giving the protein MVQLVSTEVINQFFEGTHSDPFSVLGMHETENGIEIRALLPDANKVIVLEKETGREIIELTCVDEQGFFVGIAPETRSFFAYQLQVFWGKESQIIEDPYRFHPMLGDLDNWLLSEGSHLRPYEVLGAHFMECDGVSGVNFRLWAPNAKRVSVVGDFNYWDGRRHPMRFHQKSGVWELFLPKASLGQLYKFELIDCHGQLRLKADPYAFCSQLRPDTASQISMLPSVVEMTEKRRKANQFDQPISIYEVHLGSWRRNLENNFWLDYDQIADELIPYVKEMGFTHIEFLPLSEFPFDGSWGYQPLGLYSPTSRFGTPEGFKRLVEKAHEAGINVILDWVPGHFPSDTHGLAAFDGTALYEHADPREGYHQDWNTLIYNYGRNEVRNFLSSNALYWLERFGLDGIRVDAVASMIYRDYSRAEGEWIPNQYGGRENLEAIEFLKHTNWKIGSEVEGAISIAEESTSFAGVTKPSEDGGLGFHFKWNMGWMNDTLSYMEKDPVYRQYHHDQMTFGMVYQYSENFVLPLSHDEVVHGKQSLLGKMPGDAWQKFANLRAYYGYMWGYPGKKLLFMGNEFAQGREWNYEESLDWFLLEEEHGGKWHQGVQLLVKDLNHIYQKNAPLFELDGDPKGFDWLVVEDRANSVFAFERRSKNDERIIVVSNFTPVPRHDYRIGVNVAGKYVEILNTDSEFYQGSNVGNYGEVVSEEIESHEKPQSISISVPPLATIYLKYQGE; this is encoded by the coding sequence ATGGTTCAATTAGTTTCAACAGAAGTTATCAATCAGTTTTTTGAAGGAACACATTCTGATCCATTTTCTGTATTAGGAATGCACGAGACTGAAAATGGTATCGAAATTCGTGCGTTATTACCAGATGCAAACAAAGTCATTGTACTTGAAAAAGAAACAGGTAGAGAAATCATCGAATTAACTTGCGTTGATGAACAAGGCTTTTTTGTTGGAATAGCTCCTGAAACACGTAGCTTTTTTGCATACCAATTACAGGTGTTTTGGGGTAAAGAATCACAAATTATTGAAGATCCATACCGCTTTCACCCAATGTTAGGCGATTTAGATAACTGGTTGTTAAGTGAAGGCTCGCATTTACGTCCTTATGAAGTGTTAGGTGCACATTTTATGGAATGTGACGGCGTGTCTGGTGTGAATTTCCGTTTATGGGCACCAAATGCGAAACGTGTTTCTGTGGTTGGGGATTTTAACTATTGGGATGGTCGTCGCCACCCAATGCGTTTCCACCAAAAAAGCGGTGTTTGGGAGTTATTTTTACCAAAAGCTTCACTCGGACAACTGTACAAATTTGAATTAATTGATTGTCATGGTCAGCTACGTTTAAAAGCTGACCCATATGCATTCTGTTCTCAATTACGCCCAGATACAGCATCACAAATTAGTATGCTGCCATCGGTTGTAGAAATGACCGAAAAACGTCGCAAAGCAAACCAATTTGATCAACCCATTTCAATTTATGAAGTTCATTTAGGCTCTTGGCGTCGTAATTTAGAAAATAATTTCTGGCTTGATTACGACCAAATTGCAGATGAGTTAATCCCTTATGTAAAAGAAATGGGCTTTACGCATATTGAATTTTTACCATTATCAGAATTCCCATTTGACGGTTCTTGGGGCTATCAACCACTTGGACTTTATTCACCAACTAGCCGTTTTGGTACACCAGAAGGTTTTAAACGTTTAGTCGAAAAAGCACACGAAGCTGGAATTAATGTGATTTTAGACTGGGTGCCAGGCCACTTCCCAAGTGATACACATGGATTAGCGGCATTTGATGGCACAGCATTATATGAGCATGCAGACCCTCGTGAAGGTTACCATCAAGACTGGAACACATTAATTTATAACTATGGTCGTAATGAAGTTCGTAATTTCTTATCCAGTAATGCACTTTATTGGCTAGAGCGTTTTGGCTTAGACGGTATTCGCGTTGATGCTGTTGCTTCAATGATTTATCGAGATTATAGCCGAGCAGAAGGTGAGTGGATTCCGAATCAATATGGTGGTCGCGAGAATTTAGAAGCGATTGAGTTTTTAAAACATACTAACTGGAAAATAGGCTCTGAAGTAGAAGGTGCAATTTCGATCGCAGAAGAATCAACTTCATTCGCAGGAGTGACAAAACCAAGTGAAGATGGTGGCTTAGGTTTCCATTTCAAATGGAATATGGGCTGGATGAATGACACACTATCCTATATGGAAAAAGATCCTGTTTATCGCCAATATCATCACGATCAAATGACATTTGGTATGGTATACCAATACAGCGAGAACTTTGTATTGCCACTTTCACACGATGAAGTTGTGCATGGAAAACAGTCATTGTTAGGCAAAATGCCGGGAGATGCGTGGCAAAAATTCGCAAACTTACGAGCCTATTATGGCTATATGTGGGGCTACCCAGGCAAGAAATTGCTATTTATGGGCAATGAGTTTGCACAGGGTCGTGAGTGGAACTATGAAGAAAGTTTGGATTGGTTCTTACTTGAAGAAGAACACGGTGGTAAATGGCATCAAGGCGTGCAATTGTTAGTGAAAGATTTGAATCATATTTATCAAAAAAATGCACCGCTCTTTGAGTTAGATGGTGATCCAAAAGGTTTCGATTGGTTAGTGGTAGAAGATCGTGCAAATTCAGTATTCGCATTTGAGCGTCGTAGCAAAAATGATGAGCGTATTATCGTTGTGAGTAACTTCACACCAGTGCCTCGTCACGATTATCGTATCGGTGTGAATGTGGCTGGAAAATATGTTGAAATTTTAAATACAGACTCTGAATTCTATCAAGGTTCTAATGTGGGTAACTATGGTGAGGTGGTCTCTGAAGAAATTGAAAGCCACGAGAAACCACAATCGATTTCTATTTCAGTGCCACCATTGGCAACTATTTATTTGAAATATCAAGGGGAATAA
- the glgX gene encoding glycogen debranching protein GlgX: protein MNVIKTGKPYPLGCSKQIENGIVGCNFALFSSVAAKVELCLFDSKGNEKKFELTSNDEGVWHIWLSDVPVGTEYGYRILGKSDRTFANPNKLMLDPYAKAVVGKPDLSTAEKRAWFDLSDNRDNAHLAPKAVVIDEEFDWQQDKPLHTPWSQTVIYEMNVKGLTKLRDDLPENIRGTYAALAHPTMIAYLQDLGVTAVELLPVNYQMDEIHLQELGLQNYWGYSPLAMFAVEPKYWSKQANSTPLTEFKNMVKALHQASIEVILDVVFNHTVESEKHFPTLSQRGIDDAVYYWQDENGYYRNWTGCGNTVNLSHPMTRRWVIDCLRYWVEECHVDGFRFDLGAVLGREGEGGFNRQAQLFADMIAVPSLQKCKLIAEPWDIGDFGYHVGNFPDNFAEWNDRFRDDMTRFWLWKSGENGAFAQRFAGSSDIFKRGDRKPHCTVNYITAHDGFTLRDLVSYNEKHNWANGEENRDGRNQNYSYNHGVEGIENVPSAVGNARFLSSAGLLSSLLLANGTPMLLAGDEFGNSQLGNNNAYCQDNKTAWLKWDDFNQKLFDLTKQTIALRKQIKSLQKDEWWSDANVQWLNPKGEPMTVEDWHNRDTKALQILLDDQWLFLMNTKAELQTFLLPKGDWEVVYCATNLKAQRSIIELEDVSFGVLQKLN from the coding sequence ATGAACGTAATAAAAACAGGGAAGCCATATCCATTAGGCTGTTCAAAACAAATTGAAAATGGAATCGTTGGTTGTAATTTTGCACTTTTTTCAAGCGTAGCTGCAAAAGTTGAGTTGTGCCTTTTTGATTCAAAAGGAAATGAGAAGAAATTTGAATTAACTTCGAATGATGAGGGTGTTTGGCATATTTGGTTAAGTGATGTTCCAGTTGGAACAGAATATGGTTATCGAATTTTAGGAAAATCTGACCGCACTTTTGCGAATCCTAACAAACTAATGCTTGATCCTTATGCGAAAGCCGTTGTAGGTAAACCAGACTTAAGTACTGCAGAAAAACGTGCTTGGTTTGATTTATCTGATAACCGAGATAATGCACATCTTGCGCCGAAAGCTGTGGTTATCGATGAAGAATTTGATTGGCAACAAGATAAGCCTTTACATACACCTTGGTCACAAACGGTGATCTATGAAATGAATGTGAAAGGTTTGACTAAATTACGTGATGATCTGCCCGAGAACATTCGAGGTACTTATGCTGCGTTAGCTCACCCAACAATGATTGCTTATTTGCAAGATCTTGGTGTAACAGCAGTGGAGTTATTACCAGTTAATTACCAAATGGATGAGATTCATTTGCAGGAACTTGGTTTACAAAACTACTGGGGGTATAGCCCATTAGCGATGTTTGCTGTTGAGCCAAAGTATTGGTCAAAACAAGCCAATAGCACACCGTTAACTGAATTTAAAAATATGGTCAAAGCTTTGCACCAAGCTAGCATTGAAGTGATTTTAGATGTGGTATTCAATCATACCGTTGAATCTGAAAAACATTTCCCAACTTTGAGCCAAAGAGGCATAGATGATGCTGTTTATTATTGGCAAGATGAGAATGGATATTATCGTAATTGGACGGGCTGTGGCAATACTGTCAATTTATCGCATCCGATGACCCGCCGTTGGGTTATCGATTGTTTGCGATATTGGGTTGAGGAATGTCACGTTGATGGTTTCCGTTTTGATCTTGGTGCAGTACTTGGACGAGAAGGTGAAGGTGGTTTTAACAGACAGGCACAATTATTTGCCGATATGATTGCAGTACCAAGTTTACAAAAATGCAAATTAATCGCAGAACCTTGGGATATCGGTGATTTTGGTTATCACGTGGGTAATTTCCCTGATAATTTTGCTGAATGGAATGACCGTTTCCGTGATGATATGACTCGTTTCTGGTTATGGAAGAGTGGTGAAAATGGTGCATTTGCACAACGTTTTGCAGGCTCAAGTGATATTTTTAAACGTGGTGATCGTAAACCACATTGTACGGTGAATTACATTACTGCACACGATGGCTTCACCTTGCGTGATTTAGTGAGCTATAACGAAAAGCATAACTGGGCGAATGGAGAAGAAAATCGTGATGGTCGCAACCAAAACTATAGCTATAACCATGGTGTAGAAGGCATTGAGAATGTGCCAAGTGCGGTCGGAAATGCGAGATTTTTAAGCAGTGCTGGATTGTTGAGTAGCTTGCTGTTAGCCAATGGTACCCCGATGTTATTAGCGGGGGATGAATTTGGCAACTCACAATTGGGTAATAACAACGCCTATTGCCAAGATAATAAAACTGCATGGTTGAAGTGGGACGATTTTAATCAAAAACTCTTCGATTTAACCAAGCAAACGATTGCTTTAAGAAAACAAATTAAGAGTTTGCAAAAAGACGAGTGGTGGTCTGATGCAAATGTGCAATGGCTTAACCCGAAAGGTGAGCCAATGACAGTAGAAGATTGGCATAATCGAGACACTAAAGCCTTACAAATTCTATTAGATGATCAATGGTTGTTCTTGATGAATACCAAAGCAGAATTACAAACTTTTTTGTTACCAAAAGGTGATTGGGAAGTTGTGTATTGTGCAACAAACTTAAAGGCTCAAAGAAGTATTATTGAGCTAGAGGACGTCTCTTTTGGTGTGTTGCAAAAATTAAATTAA
- the glgA gene encoding glycogen synthase GlgA: MKVLHVCSELYPLLKTGGLADVMGALPFAQKEIGIDARIVLPAYPAIVAGIPHTSVVSEFDNFAGHILLRYGEYKGVGVYLIDAPHLYQREGNPYHDQWYNDYGDNYKRFALLAWVAAELTTGLDSWWRAEVVHAHDWHAGLTSAYLFNKGRPAKSIFTIHNLAYQGQFAYHHLFEIGLPSGMFHIDGLELHGQISYLKAGLYYSDAVTAVSPTYAKEITTPEFAYGLQGLLTTLDLQGKLVGILNGVDEQIWHPNNDDYIEHHYKLKSMTGKRKNKNELQAYFNLPQEPETLLFVMVTRLTEQKGVDLLIDSADEIVKQGGQLAILGSGSPHLEAGIQHLAQQYPQNIAVKIGYDEALSHLMIAGGDVILVPSRFEPCGLTQLYGLKYGTLPLVRSTGGLADTVVNSNAENIKNHTATGFVFEQATSEALRQAIANTFTLWQKQRLWFAVRCTAMEKDFSWRNAAMGYKELYQRILSI, encoded by the coding sequence ATGAAAGTATTACATGTTTGCTCGGAGTTATATCCTTTATTAAAAACTGGTGGACTTGCGGATGTAATGGGGGCATTGCCTTTTGCGCAAAAAGAAATTGGGATTGATGCACGTATCGTATTACCAGCCTATCCTGCTATTGTCGCCGGGATTCCTCATACCTCTGTTGTGAGTGAGTTTGATAATTTTGCAGGGCATATTCTATTACGCTACGGTGAGTATAAAGGTGTTGGTGTTTACCTAATTGATGCTCCACATTTATATCAACGTGAGGGTAATCCTTATCATGACCAGTGGTATAACGATTATGGCGATAATTATAAACGTTTTGCATTATTAGCTTGGGTTGCAGCAGAACTTACAACTGGTCTAGATAGTTGGTGGAGAGCTGAAGTTGTACACGCACATGATTGGCATGCGGGTTTAACCAGTGCCTATTTATTCAATAAAGGTCGCCCAGCAAAATCTATTTTTACTATTCATAACTTAGCTTATCAAGGGCAATTTGCATATCATCATTTGTTTGAAATCGGTTTGCCATCAGGAATGTTCCATATTGATGGTTTAGAACTTCATGGACAAATTTCATATTTGAAAGCAGGTTTATATTATTCTGATGCTGTAACAGCTGTTAGCCCAACTTATGCGAAAGAAATTACGACGCCTGAATTTGCTTATGGACTACAAGGTTTATTAACTACATTAGATTTACAAGGTAAATTAGTCGGTATTTTGAATGGAGTAGATGAGCAAATCTGGCATCCAAATAATGATGATTATATTGAGCATCACTACAAATTGAAGTCAATGACAGGTAAGCGTAAAAATAAAAACGAGTTACAAGCATACTTTAACTTACCACAAGAGCCAGAAACTTTATTATTTGTGATGGTGACTCGTTTAACAGAACAAAAAGGTGTGGACTTATTAATTGATAGTGCTGATGAAATTGTGAAGCAGGGCGGTCAATTAGCGATTCTAGGTTCTGGATCTCCACACTTAGAAGCGGGTATTCAGCACCTAGCACAGCAATATCCTCAAAATATTGCAGTAAAGATTGGTTATGATGAGGCCTTATCACATCTAATGATTGCCGGTGGTGATGTGATTTTAGTCCCAAGCCGTTTTGAGCCTTGTGGATTAACACAATTATATGGCTTGAAATATGGCACCTTACCATTAGTACGTTCAACAGGTGGATTAGCCGATACAGTGGTTAACTCGAATGCAGAAAATATCAAAAATCATACTGCAACTGGCTTTGTTTTTGAGCAGGCAACTAGTGAAGCATTACGCCAAGCAATCGCAAATACCTTTACTTTATGGCAAAAACAACGTTTATGGTTTGCTGTAAGGTGTACTGCTATGGAAAAAGATTTTAGCTGGCGCAACGCTGCAATGGGATATAAAGAGTTATATCAGCGTATTTTATCAATTTAA
- the glgC gene encoding glucose-1-phosphate adenylyltransferase translates to MNSSIAKLPNKYELVKDTLVLILAGGRGSRLYELTDKRAKPALYFGGNRRIIDFALSNCLNSGLNRIGVVTQYAAHSLLRHLQNGWSFLPAERGEFIDMLPARQQIDDSTWYRGTADAVYQNMAIIRDHYCPKYILILAGDHIYKQDYSQMLLDHINSGAKCTVGCIEVEREKASEFGVMAVNENLKVKSFVEKPKDPPAMVGKPNTSLASMGIYVFDADYLYDVLEREVTSPYTSHDFGKDVLPKALEEGVLYAHPFSRSCMGRNTEGEIYWRDVGTLDSFWQSNIDLVCENPQLDIYDQTWPIRGNPVQTYPSKFFYKKENVRPVDNSLISGGCVITDASISNSVLFDRIKINEGSEIEHCVVLPQVTIGKNCKLKRCIIDRHSVIPDGMEIGVNLELDRQRFRVSSGGVVLVTPSMLKKLNGEKIVSEAHLD, encoded by the coding sequence ATGAATAGTAGCATCGCTAAATTACCTAATAAATATGAGTTGGTTAAAGACACACTTGTGCTGATTCTTGCAGGGGGACGAGGCTCACGCTTGTATGAGTTAACAGATAAACGAGCTAAACCAGCACTGTATTTCGGGGGAAATCGTCGTATTATCGATTTTGCATTATCAAACTGTTTGAACTCGGGCTTAAACCGTATTGGTGTTGTGACACAATATGCTGCACATTCTTTATTACGTCACTTACAAAATGGTTGGTCTTTCTTACCCGCAGAGCGTGGTGAATTTATTGATATGCTACCAGCTCGTCAACAAATTGATGATTCGACATGGTATCGTGGTACTGCGGACGCTGTTTATCAAAATATGGCAATTATCCGTGATCATTATTGTCCGAAATATATCTTGATTTTGGCAGGCGATCATATTTATAAACAAGACTATAGCCAAATGTTATTAGACCATATCAATAGCGGTGCGAAATGTACTGTGGGTTGTATTGAAGTTGAGCGTGAAAAAGCTAGTGAATTCGGTGTAATGGCAGTGAATGAAAACTTGAAAGTGAAATCTTTCGTGGAAAAACCAAAAGATCCACCTGCAATGGTTGGTAAACCAAATACATCATTAGCCTCAATGGGTATTTATGTGTTTGATGCAGATTACCTTTATGATGTTTTAGAACGTGAAGTGACTTCACCTTATACTTCCCACGACTTTGGTAAAGATGTATTACCAAAAGCACTAGAAGAAGGCGTATTATACGCACATCCATTCAGCCGTTCTTGCATGGGGCGTAATACCGAAGGTGAAATTTATTGGCGTGATGTCGGGACATTAGATAGCTTCTGGCAGTCAAATATTGATTTAGTTTGCGAAAATCCACAATTAGATATTTATGACCAAACTTGGCCAATCCGCGGAAATCCTGTGCAAACTTATCCATCAAAATTCTTCTATAAAAAAGAAAATGTACGTCCAGTGGATAATTCATTGATTTCTGGTGGCTGTGTTATTACAGATGCCTCAATTAGTAATTCTGTATTATTTGATCGTATCAAGATCAATGAAGGTTCTGAAATTGAGCATTGTGTTGTATTACCACAAGTGACTATCGGTAAAAACTGTAAATTAAAACGTTGTATTATCGATCGCCATTCTGTTATTCCTGATGGTATGGAAATTGGTGTAAATCTTGAATTAGATCGCCAACGTTTCAGAGTAAGCTCTGGTGGAGTGGTGCTTGTGACTCCTTCAATGTTAAAGAAATTGAATGGTGAAAAAATTGTTTCAGAAGCACATCTTGATTAA
- a CDS encoding glycogen/starch/alpha-glucan phosphorylase, with protein sequence MIMDNFDSPFLYNRPEITVDSLKKSIVSKLIFSIGRSPKEASQRDWLNATLYAVRDFVTEGWITTARQARNEETRRVYYLSMEFLIGRTLSNAMLAEGVYDVAKEALAELNVNLEDVLEKEVDPGLGNGGLGRLAACFMDSIATLALPGVGYGIRYEYGMFKQEIEDGHQVETPDAWLDKGAPWEFIRPSKRHTIRFGGGIHFEGKKCIWTSKEEVVALAYDQMIPGYANDSAATLRLWGAYAGDRFDLADFNKGDYFAAVQDRTLSKNISRVLYPDDSTWSGRELRLRQEYFLVSASLQDIIYRHKRIHNTMENFADKVAIHLNDTHPALAIPELMVILIDEEGFEWKKAWDITRRVFSYTCHTLMSEALETWPVEMMAHILPRHLQMIFEINDYFLEYVRTYVTTDADFIRRVSLIEEGDHRKVRMGWLSVVGSNKVNGVAAIHSDLMVTSTFADFARIYPERFTNVTNGITPRRWIGVANPELSALFDKYIGKEWRRDLSQLTLLKDKVQDPELKKAVAQIKYNNKVKLANYIKNELGIEVSPNALFDVQVKRIHEYKRQILNVLHIIARYNAMIENPEKDWVPRVFILAGKAASAYYAAKQTINLINDVANIINNDERLQGRLKLVFIPNYSVSLAELIIPAADISEQISLAGTEASGTSNMKFALNGALTIGTLDGANVEILDNVGKEHIFIFGNTVEQVEELRRNGYRPFDYYQNDEKLRKVVDQIISGRFSPTDSNRYHQLLQSLQYHDYYQAFADFRSYVDMQQEVDRKYQNQEAWLDSTLQNIVNMSYFSSDRTILEYAEKIWKIKPVK encoded by the coding sequence ATGATTATGGATAACTTTGATTCTCCTTTTCTCTATAATCGCCCAGAAATTACTGTCGATTCTTTGAAAAAAAGTATTGTTTCAAAATTGATCTTCTCTATAGGTCGTTCACCAAAAGAAGCAAGCCAACGTGATTGGTTAAATGCAACATTGTATGCTGTTCGTGATTTTGTGACTGAAGGTTGGATCACCACGGCTCGTCAAGCAAGAAATGAAGAAACACGTCGAGTCTATTACCTTTCAATGGAGTTTTTGATTGGTCGAACCCTTTCTAATGCAATGCTTGCAGAAGGTGTTTACGATGTAGCAAAAGAAGCACTTGCTGAATTAAATGTTAATTTGGAAGATGTGCTTGAGAAAGAAGTCGATCCAGGTTTAGGTAATGGTGGTTTAGGTCGTTTAGCTGCGTGCTTTATGGACTCTATTGCAACACTTGCGTTACCAGGTGTGGGATACGGCATCCGTTATGAATATGGTATGTTCAAGCAAGAAATTGAAGATGGTCACCAAGTTGAAACTCCAGACGCATGGTTAGATAAAGGTGCACCTTGGGAATTTATTCGTCCTTCTAAACGCCACACAATCCGTTTTGGTGGAGGTATCCATTTTGAAGGTAAAAAATGTATTTGGACAAGTAAAGAAGAAGTCGTAGCTTTAGCATATGACCAAATGATCCCAGGTTATGCAAATGATTCTGCGGCAACACTGCGTTTATGGGGTGCCTATGCAGGTGATCGTTTTGATCTTGCTGACTTCAACAAAGGGGATTATTTTGCAGCTGTCCAAGACCGCACTTTAAGTAAAAATATCTCACGTGTTTTATATCCTGATGATTCTACTTGGAGTGGACGTGAGTTACGTTTACGCCAAGAGTATTTCTTAGTTTCAGCATCATTACAAGATATTATTTATCGCCATAAACGTATTCATAACACAATGGAAAACTTTGCTGATAAAGTGGCTATCCACTTAAACGATACACACCCAGCATTAGCAATTCCAGAATTGATGGTAATTTTAATTGATGAAGAAGGTTTCGAGTGGAAAAAAGCATGGGATATTACTCGTCGTGTATTCTCATATACTTGCCATACATTAATGTCCGAAGCATTAGAAACCTGGCCAGTAGAAATGATGGCACATATTTTACCGCGCCATTTACAAATGATCTTCGAAATCAATGACTACTTCTTAGAATATGTCCGTACTTATGTGACAACAGATGCTGACTTTATTCGTCGAGTATCATTAATTGAAGAAGGTGATCATCGTAAAGTACGTATGGGATGGTTATCTGTGGTTGGTTCAAACAAAGTCAATGGTGTAGCAGCAATCCATTCTGATTTAATGGTAACGTCAACATTTGCTGATTTTGCACGTATTTACCCGGAACGTTTTACTAACGTAACAAATGGTATTACACCACGTCGTTGGATTGGGGTTGCAAATCCAGAATTATCTGCTTTATTTGATAAATATATTGGTAAAGAATGGCGTCGAGATTTAAGTCAATTAACCTTGTTAAAAGATAAAGTACAAGATCCTGAACTGAAAAAAGCAGTTGCACAAATTAAGTACAACAACAAAGTTAAATTAGCGAACTACATTAAAAATGAATTAGGTATTGAAGTAAGTCCAAACGCATTATTTGATGTACAAGTAAAACGTATTCACGAATATAAACGTCAAATCTTAAATGTATTGCATATTATTGCACGTTACAATGCAATGATTGAAAATCCAGAAAAAGATTGGGTACCACGTGTATTCATTTTGGCGGGTAAAGCAGCATCAGCCTATTATGCGGCTAAACAAACAATCAACTTAATTAATGATGTGGCAAATATCATTAATAATGATGAACGTTTACAAGGTCGTTTAAAACTTGTCTTTATTCCAAACTACAGTGTAAGTTTAGCGGAATTAATTATTCCAGCGGCAGATATTTCAGAACAGATTTCATTAGCAGGTACGGAAGCATCTGGTACAAGTAATATGAAATTTGCATTAAATGGTGCGCTCACAATTGGTACATTAGATGGTGCAAATGTTGAAATTCTAGATAATGTAGGCAAAGAGCACATCTTCATTTTTGGTAATACAGTCGAACAAGTGGAAGAATTACGCCGTAATGGATATCGTCCATTTGATTATTATCAAAATGATGAAAAGTTACGTAAAGTTGTTGATCAAATTATTTCTGGTCGTTTCTCACCAACAGACTCAAATCGCTATCACCAATTATTACAATCATTGCAATATCACGATTATTATCAAGCATTTGCGGACTTCCGTAGTTATGTGGATATGCAACAAGAAGTTGATAGAAAATATCAAAATCAAGAAGCTTGGCTTGACAGTACATTGCAAAATATTGTAAATATGAGTTATTTTTCGTCAGATCGTACAATTTTAGAGTACGCAGAAAAAATTTGGAAAATTAAGCCCGTAAAATAA